One Streptomyces coeruleorubidus DNA segment encodes these proteins:
- a CDS encoding TerD family protein gives MTMGSNVSLTALSENIESAIVSLGWSSPTGEGDADVSVLLLDADGKVRSDADFYFYNNPVAADGSVQLLGKEPTGDGSEDRISFDLTAVPAEVERIVVAASRYEGARFGELDDLKVTLADAGGESLLRFVIEDAGQVSAIIFGELYRRGEEWKFRAVGQGYESGLAGLATDFGVDIEDDEAESAAAVAEESSAVVPPDARPQTTLEAVPAPRPPADEEAAPKKRTPRPRTAKRRVTPPRAPAKSLAENESWKQARLFPVSALKGDRDREMRATSVLLSVMAQVPRFGRRITAPFGAPSGRMETFTEVSLPHGDTPRRPDGVIRVERAGKLWTALVETKTNGNALKSDQVQAYMDIAARRGYEAVITLSNDVALEGSPLVDVKIDRRRKHQVALWHLSWAEVAHQAQMLIRHEGVGNAARTWLLQDLLHYLQHDNSGCHGFQNMGSAWVPVRNGIDDETLCQGDPRALEVVESWERLIRQVCLRLGGELGQKVLPAQRTRRGTDPGAHRARLADQLCVEGRLQAELRVEGAPGLLTVSADLRTAKLRTSVEIPAPEQGYPLTWAKRLVRRLAEAPADLHVETLVEGQTGGPRGTLERLRPEPADLLPKDSATRITGFRLSLFKGMGSGRGNAESGFIRSVDDAVHRFYTSVVVHLDAPASGRATAKERAAV, from the coding sequence ATGACCATGGGCTCGAACGTGTCTCTGACGGCCCTGAGCGAGAACATCGAATCCGCGATCGTCAGTCTGGGCTGGTCCAGCCCGACCGGTGAGGGCGACGCCGACGTGTCCGTCCTGCTGCTGGACGCGGACGGCAAGGTACGCAGCGACGCCGACTTCTACTTCTACAACAACCCGGTGGCCGCCGACGGCAGTGTGCAGCTCCTCGGCAAGGAGCCGACGGGGGACGGCAGCGAGGACCGGATCAGCTTCGACCTGACCGCGGTCCCGGCCGAGGTGGAGCGGATCGTCGTGGCCGCGAGCCGCTACGAGGGGGCACGCTTCGGGGAGCTGGACGACCTGAAGGTGACGCTGGCGGACGCGGGCGGCGAAAGCCTCCTCCGGTTCGTCATCGAGGACGCCGGCCAGGTGAGCGCGATCATCTTCGGTGAGCTGTACCGGCGCGGTGAGGAGTGGAAGTTCCGGGCCGTCGGGCAGGGGTACGAGAGCGGGCTGGCGGGGCTGGCGACGGACTTCGGCGTCGACATCGAGGACGACGAAGCGGAGTCCGCGGCGGCGGTGGCGGAGGAATCATCCGCCGTCGTCCCTCCCGACGCCCGGCCGCAGACGACGCTGGAGGCCGTCCCGGCACCGCGCCCGCCGGCCGACGAGGAAGCCGCCCCGAAGAAGCGGACGCCCCGGCCCCGGACCGCGAAGAGGAGGGTCACACCGCCCAGGGCGCCCGCGAAGAGCCTGGCGGAGAACGAGTCCTGGAAGCAGGCGCGGCTCTTTCCGGTCTCGGCGCTCAAGGGCGACCGGGACCGGGAGATGCGCGCCACCTCGGTGCTGTTGTCGGTGATGGCCCAGGTGCCCCGGTTCGGCAGGCGGATCACCGCCCCGTTCGGTGCGCCGTCCGGCCGCATGGAGACGTTCACCGAGGTCTCCCTGCCGCACGGTGACACGCCCCGGCGCCCCGACGGAGTGATCCGCGTCGAGCGCGCCGGCAAGCTGTGGACGGCACTCGTCGAGACCAAGACCAACGGCAACGCCCTCAAGTCCGACCAGGTCCAGGCCTACATGGACATCGCCGCCCGCCGCGGCTACGAGGCCGTGATCACGCTGTCGAACGACGTCGCGCTGGAGGGCAGCCCGCTGGTCGACGTCAAGATCGACCGGCGTCGCAAGCACCAGGTGGCGCTCTGGCACCTGTCCTGGGCCGAAGTCGCCCATCAGGCCCAGATGCTGATCCGGCACGAGGGCGTCGGCAACGCGGCCCGCACCTGGCTGCTCCAGGACCTGCTGCACTACCTCCAGCACGACAACTCCGGTTGCCACGGCTTCCAGAACATGGGCTCGGCCTGGGTGCCGGTGCGCAATGGAATCGACGACGAGACCCTCTGCCAGGGCGACCCGCGCGCCTTGGAGGTGGTGGAGAGCTGGGAGCGGCTCATCCGCCAGGTCTGCCTGCGGCTGGGCGGCGAACTCGGACAGAAGGTGCTGCCCGCCCAGCGCACCCGGCGCGGCACCGACCCCGGGGCCCACCGCGCGCGGCTGGCCGACCAGTTGTGCGTGGAGGGCCGGCTCCAGGCGGAGCTGCGGGTCGAGGGCGCGCCCGGGCTGCTCACCGTCAGCGCGGATCTGCGGACGGCCAAGCTGCGTACGTCCGTGGAGATCCCGGCACCCGAGCAGGGCTACCCCCTGACCTGGGCCAAGCGTCTGGTCCGCCGCCTCGCCGAGGCGCCGGCGGATCTGCACGTCGAGACGCTGGTGGAGGGCCAGACGGGCGGCCCTCGGGGCACGCTGGAGCGGCTGCGGCCCGAACCGGCGGATCTGCTTCCCAAGGACAGCGCCACCCGCATCACCGGTTTCCGCCTGTCCCTCTTCAAGGGCATGGGCAGCGGGCGCGGCAACGCCGAGTCCGGCTTCATCCGCAGCGTCGACGACGCCGTGCACCGGTTCTACACCTCGGTGGTGGTCCACCTGGACGCTCCGGCATCCGGGCGGGCCACGGCGAAGGAACGGGCCGCGGTGTGA
- a CDS encoding PucR family transcriptional regulator: MTAARTGTVTTRSAWHDVPRFQVRRFAAIAMAEAPALAEEILCEIQREYPHLPVVLDDSGEPMALVGIRRAIEVFVQHLEHSEGRPTVPPGVFQDFGRGEGLNGRSLDSLQAIYRMGVRLAWRRFADIGQRVEIPPPAMYELVDAGYEYLDGLVDQSVRGYAEAAARQAGERLRLQRRLMELLLAEHHRGDPTEAFTERAARIGWPLPAKVAVGVLLRPAREAMAPAVGQGVLLDMEYEQPRMVVPEPDAAGRPELLHRALAGWSGAIGPPVPLTDAAKSLRWAEAAVRLMERDLLPSGEVLYCTEHTEALVLLQPEELIDDLALRCLAPLTHCGPTHGRRLAETLLAWLETRGGAPEVAARLGVHPQTVRYRLRQIRELWGDEIDDPDRRFELELVLRAQRLRGELGAVRGRR; encoded by the coding sequence GTGACGGCCGCCCGCACCGGAACCGTCACGACGCGCTCGGCATGGCACGACGTACCGCGCTTCCAGGTGCGCCGCTTCGCGGCGATCGCCATGGCCGAGGCGCCCGCGCTCGCCGAGGAGATCCTCTGCGAGATCCAGCGCGAGTACCCTCATCTGCCGGTCGTCCTCGACGACTCCGGCGAGCCCATGGCCCTGGTCGGCATCCGCCGCGCCATCGAGGTCTTCGTGCAGCACCTGGAGCACTCGGAGGGCCGGCCCACCGTCCCGCCCGGCGTCTTCCAGGACTTCGGCCGCGGCGAGGGCCTCAACGGCCGCTCGCTCGACTCCCTCCAGGCCATCTACCGCATGGGCGTGCGCCTGGCCTGGCGCCGCTTCGCCGACATCGGCCAGCGCGTGGAGATCCCGCCCCCGGCGATGTACGAACTCGTCGACGCGGGCTACGAGTACCTGGACGGCCTGGTCGACCAGTCCGTACGCGGCTACGCCGAGGCCGCCGCCCGCCAGGCCGGCGAACGCCTGCGCCTGCAACGCCGCCTGATGGAACTCCTGCTGGCCGAACACCACCGCGGCGACCCCACCGAGGCCTTCACCGAACGGGCCGCACGGATCGGCTGGCCCCTGCCGGCCAAGGTCGCGGTCGGCGTCCTGCTGCGCCCCGCCCGCGAGGCCATGGCACCCGCCGTCGGCCAAGGTGTCCTGCTCGACATGGAGTACGAGCAGCCCCGCATGGTCGTGCCCGAGCCGGACGCGGCAGGCCGCCCCGAGCTCCTGCACCGGGCCCTGGCCGGCTGGTCCGGCGCGATCGGCCCGCCCGTCCCGCTCACCGACGCGGCGAAGTCGCTGCGCTGGGCCGAGGCCGCCGTACGCCTCATGGAACGGGACCTGCTCCCCTCGGGCGAGGTCCTCTACTGCACCGAGCACACCGAGGCGCTGGTCCTCCTCCAGCCCGAGGAACTGATCGACGACCTGGCCCTCAGATGCCTGGCCCCCCTCACCCACTGCGGCCCCACCCACGGCCGCCGCCTCGCCGAGACCCTCCTGGCCTGGCTGGAGACCCGGGGCGGAGCGCCCGAGGTCGCGGCCCGGCTCGGCGTCCACCCCCAGACCGTCCGCTACCGGCTCCGCCAGATCCGGGAACTGTGGGGCGACGAGATCGACGACCCCGACCGGCGCTTCGAACTGGAGCTGGTGCTGCGGGCGCAGCGGTTGCGGGGGGAGTTGGGGGCGGTGCGGGGGCGGCGGTGA
- a CDS encoding DUF3068 domain-containing protein, which translates to MRRTTSPFSLVLLGLGTFLLVLAPLLAWYVQPRAAVNPIDIDTTAVYTGRGSVFDTDRIETVPDRKITVTQRVRGNVEDSERSGNAVWDVTTTVDTDKSLPAADPHDALDFTPHRWVMDRRTTRPVHCCGEKPYIEGEAYLKFPFDVQKRSYQWWDNTLGDTVVLRYRGTEKVQGYTGYKFTGSVPPTRTGTRMVPGSLVDQPGRPQVLAEEWYSNHGFELVVDQATGRVIYAQTGPKRTLRAPGGKKDAAVLLDSRKVAFTTETQQEAVRQAKRDSGQLRLVGTTLPIGAGVAGVVLAVVGGVLVARGRKEPEQPAPSDTSSTPQPTLTM; encoded by the coding sequence ATGCGCCGTACTACCTCTCCTTTTTCCCTGGTCCTGCTGGGTCTCGGCACGTTCCTGCTGGTGCTGGCGCCACTGCTCGCCTGGTATGTGCAGCCGCGTGCCGCGGTGAACCCGATCGACATCGACACGACCGCCGTCTACACCGGCCGGGGCAGCGTCTTCGACACTGACCGGATCGAGACGGTGCCCGACCGGAAGATCACGGTGACCCAGCGGGTGCGGGGCAACGTCGAGGACAGCGAACGCAGCGGCAACGCCGTCTGGGACGTGACGACCACGGTCGACACCGACAAGTCGCTGCCGGCCGCCGACCCGCACGACGCGCTCGACTTCACACCGCACCGCTGGGTGATGGACCGCAGGACCACCCGGCCCGTGCACTGCTGCGGCGAGAAGCCGTACATCGAGGGCGAGGCCTATCTGAAGTTCCCCTTCGACGTGCAGAAACGCTCGTACCAGTGGTGGGACAACACCCTCGGCGACACGGTCGTGCTGCGCTACCGGGGCACCGAGAAGGTCCAGGGCTACACGGGCTACAAGTTCACCGGCTCCGTGCCGCCGACCAGGACCGGCACGCGGATGGTGCCCGGCAGCCTCGTCGACCAGCCCGGCCGGCCGCAGGTACTGGCCGAGGAGTGGTACTCCAACCACGGCTTCGAGCTGGTCGTCGACCAGGCCACCGGCCGGGTGATCTATGCGCAGACCGGGCCGAAGCGGACGCTGCGGGCGCCGGGCGGGAAGAAGGACGCGGCGGTGCTGCTGGACAGCCGGAAGGTCGCGTTCACGACCGAGACGCAGCAGGAGGCCGTGCGGCAGGCGAAGCGGGACAGCGGCCAACTGCGCCTGGTGGGTACGACGTTGCCGATCGGGGCCGGTGTGGCGGGTGTGGTGCTCGCGGTGGTGGGTGGCGTTCTGGTGGCGCGTGGGCGGAAGGAGCCGGAGCAGCCCGCTCCGTCCGATACGTCCAGTACGCCCCAGCCCACCCTCACGATGTGA
- a CDS encoding glycosyltransferase family 4 protein, whose protein sequence is MPQHVPSQLRAASPSAPQHLPALPPHPRRIVFLAHRDLDNPSAGGSELLVDKLADGLTRLGHQVTLLCGGPAAFRDYRVVSAGGPYGHYLRARSAFARQVGDCDLLVEVCNGMPYLAPLWHSGPTLCLVNHVHTDLWKMRFGGPLAPAARIGRRLEHWALTGAQQRSLLVAVSSSTAHALRAIGVERDRIRVVHNGVEEPGPRAERSPEPLFVAVGRLVEYKRIDLLLRLWERVRPVTGGRLVIVGDGPERGRLEQLAGPGVEFTGYVTEAEKHRLLCAAWLLLHPSAVEGWGLVVTEAAARETPAVAFDVPGLKDSVVDGETGVLARGESSFAAAWCALGLSGSRRELMGKAARERAAQFRWDRTVRQFRAVAAEAVRGWAP, encoded by the coding sequence ATGCCCCAGCACGTGCCGTCCCAGCTGCGTGCCGCGTCCCCCAGCGCGCCGCAGCACCTTCCGGCGCTTCCCCCACATCCGCGCCGGATCGTCTTCCTAGCCCATCGCGATCTGGACAACCCGTCCGCCGGCGGCTCCGAGCTGCTGGTCGACAAGCTCGCCGACGGCCTGACCCGGCTCGGCCACCAGGTGACCCTGCTGTGCGGGGGCCCCGCGGCCTTCCGGGACTACCGGGTCGTGTCGGCGGGCGGCCCGTACGGGCACTACCTGCGCGCCCGGTCGGCCTTCGCCCGCCAGGTCGGCGACTGCGACCTGCTGGTCGAGGTGTGCAACGGCATGCCGTACCTGGCGCCGCTGTGGCATTCCGGGCCCACGCTGTGCCTGGTCAACCACGTCCATACCGACCTGTGGAAGATGCGCTTCGGCGGGCCGCTGGCACCGGCCGCGCGGATCGGCCGAAGACTCGAACACTGGGCCCTGACCGGGGCTCAGCAGCGGAGTCTGCTGGTCGCGGTCTCCTCCTCCACCGCCCACGCGCTGCGCGCGATCGGCGTCGAGCGGGACCGGATCCGGGTCGTGCACAACGGGGTCGAGGAGCCGGGGCCGCGGGCCGAGCGCTCCCCCGAGCCGTTGTTCGTCGCCGTCGGCCGGCTTGTCGAGTACAAGCGGATCGATCTGCTGCTGCGGTTGTGGGAGCGGGTGCGGCCCGTCACCGGCGGGCGGCTGGTCATCGTCGGGGACGGCCCCGAGCGAGGAAGACTGGAGCAACTTGCCGGTCCTGGTGTGGAGTTCACCGGGTACGTGACGGAGGCGGAGAAGCATCGGCTGTTGTGCGCGGCCTGGTTGTTGCTGCATCCCTCGGCGGTGGAGGGATGGGGTCTGGTCGTGACGGAGGCCGCGGCGCGGGAGACGCCGGCCGTGGCGTTCGATGTGCCGGGGCTCAAGGACTCCGTGGTGGATGGTGAGACCGGGGTTCTCGCGCGCGGTGAGTCTTCGTTCGCCGCTGCGTGGTGTGCGCTCGGCCTGTCCGGGTCGCGGCGGGAGTTGATGGGGAAGGCTGCTCGGGAGCGGGCGGCGCAGTTCCGGTGGGACCGGACCGTGCGGCAGTTTCGGGCGGTGGCCGCGGAGGCGGTGAGGGGCTGGGCCCCGTGA
- a CDS encoding class I SAM-dependent methyltransferase, with product MPPKRARGGAAQVTAPRPYGNDPSLRRSLALFRAFLHEQDDPESCYSLLARDAVDQVESYDGPVAGRTVLDVGGGSGYFTEEFRRRGAQAYLFEPDMAELGEKPPDSAVVADGYLLPLRDGVADVTFSSNVLEHVADPETFLSELARVTRPGGLIYVSFTNWLSPWGGHEWAPWHYFGAERARARYLRRTGRPAKHTLGENLFAVHIGSTLRQVRARDDVTVVSARSRYWPFLAEAVVKAPGIREFATWNLLLILRRCPT from the coding sequence ATACCGCCCAAGCGCGCACGCGGCGGAGCCGCACAGGTCACAGCCCCGCGCCCCTATGGAAACGACCCCTCCTTACGACGGTCTCTTGCCCTGTTCCGCGCCTTTCTCCATGAACAGGACGATCCCGAGAGCTGCTACTCGCTGCTCGCCCGGGACGCCGTCGACCAAGTCGAGTCCTACGACGGGCCCGTCGCCGGGCGTACCGTCCTGGACGTAGGCGGCGGCAGCGGTTACTTCACCGAAGAGTTCCGGCGACGCGGGGCTCAGGCCTACCTGTTCGAGCCGGACATGGCCGAGCTGGGCGAGAAACCGCCCGACTCCGCCGTCGTCGCCGACGGATACCTGCTGCCCCTGCGGGACGGCGTCGCGGACGTCACGTTCTCCTCCAACGTGCTGGAGCACGTGGCCGACCCGGAGACGTTCCTGAGTGAGCTGGCCAGGGTGACGCGGCCCGGCGGGCTGATCTACGTGTCGTTCACCAACTGGCTGTCGCCGTGGGGCGGGCACGAGTGGGCCCCGTGGCACTACTTCGGTGCCGAGCGGGCCCGGGCCCGCTATCTGCGGCGGACCGGCAGGCCCGCCAAGCACACGCTCGGCGAGAACCTGTTCGCGGTGCACATCGGATCCACCCTGCGGCAGGTGCGTGCCCGGGACGACGTCACGGTCGTCTCGGCGCGCTCCCGCTACTGGCCGTTCCTCGCGGAGGCCGTCGTCAAGGCGCCCGGCATCCGCGAGTTCGCCACCTGGAACCTTCTCCTCATCCTGCGGCGGTGCCCCACATGA
- a CDS encoding alpha-(1->3)-arabinofuranosyltransferase, with product MTTTVQAPPPAAVPTTATAAGPPEGPRSRRWLLGFWAVVFVLFLAVRPGRQTFDTKLGVTVDPGQFLADLGQLWHDRAGFGGIQDQYVGYLWPMLPFYWLCDLVQLPVWLAERLWMSLIVSVAFWGALRLAERLRVGSGASRLLGAVAYALWPVFTTVIGSTSAAALPGAFLPWVLLPLTNERYAARVAALRSALLVPFMGGVNASATLASLLPVGLYLLSRPPGPRQRKLIAWWAPAVIVVTAWWWVPLLLLGVYGENFLPYIETSQTTTDTMSATEALRGAGNWVAYLHFGEAWLPAGWAVASSVVVIVCSALAAGLGLAGLARRDMPERRWLVLTVLVAALVLLAGYGGAFGAPFHGVAQGWLDGWLSPFRNIYKFQTGLALAFVLGLAHLVGVAAEPRGARPVRGRRFAPLVAAVLILPGLLWPYLNGSILNPGSFQKLPTYWQATADWLEKYSPDSRALVVPATAHGVYTWGSPIDQPLDVLAETRWAQRDYVPFGTPGNRRAMDAVEQALLSGAEVPGLADYLSRAGLYYVVVRNDLDPDQIGHVPTTTVKRTLEQSGYERVTGLGPVMTGGRIAQDAPLQVEGLYPRQRAVEIYRPAGDDVLRPGQAGLMPVSDTAVVSGGPEALLPLASRLRGRATVLTGDNHPGLGTPAVQVVGDGMRRADTRFGVVNAGTSYTYTRDERNAPDAQQDPGEKPRQILPTEGAERQTVAELRGARSVTASSYGNWLFHLPQFDPVNAFDGNPDTAWTEGSPDTPDGQWLRIGFTGSYDMPSSFKVTPLPQESVRAAATKVRVETEKGARTSFLRPNGMAQSVKAPEGGTRWMKLTIVDSVERRAGLTGAGFSEIDLPDVQVTRLLRLPTDADDATSDATLVSLHRALDPTGLSATGTEAGLHRRFTTPAAGTYEVTASAVPVPGEELDRLLYEVAPEQQSRIVATADSTASLGAGLAARNLTDGDLTTAWIAGDRPTIHLSWEGKQPVGELVLAPAGGLSTRASQVHISSPDGATIAGVDENGWVRFPPITTDRLDITVTETAPLTLHNPVADEKLRLPVGLTEAYIPSLDQYRTPQPDGTRKFSLPCGKGPDVALDGELYQTSAKGTVRDLVERRGVEVTLCQEGRGDAEVRLSSGDHRLEGGDAGPLALTDVTLTRGTVPEAAVAGRELRVRDWLGDRREVAVGSGAASYLTTYENYNDGWKATLDGKELAPLRLDGWQQGWRIPAGAGGTVKLSYEPATTYDAGLIGSGVGIAVLLGLALWRRNAPNPDAPQPAPPLPGLWLGTVALTLVGAVIAGWLALLVPVLALLAARRHALLVPIAFVALAGAGVVAAIGAGEPVGAGEGAFGRTAQLLALIGLFAGLVSLREGPSSSEAPTRQLPRTTDTGKGEPA from the coding sequence ATGACAACCACGGTCCAGGCTCCTCCACCGGCAGCCGTCCCCACCACCGCGACCGCGGCGGGTCCGCCCGAGGGCCCGCGGTCGCGGCGCTGGCTGCTGGGTTTCTGGGCCGTGGTGTTCGTGCTGTTCCTGGCGGTGCGACCGGGACGGCAGACCTTCGACACCAAGCTCGGTGTGACGGTCGACCCGGGTCAGTTCCTCGCCGACCTGGGGCAGTTGTGGCACGACCGGGCCGGATTCGGCGGGATCCAGGACCAGTACGTCGGCTATCTGTGGCCGATGCTGCCGTTCTACTGGCTGTGCGACCTCGTCCAACTGCCGGTGTGGCTGGCGGAGCGGCTGTGGATGTCGCTGATCGTGTCCGTCGCCTTCTGGGGTGCGCTGCGGCTGGCCGAGCGGTTGCGGGTGGGCAGTGGTGCCTCCCGGCTGCTGGGGGCCGTCGCGTATGCGCTGTGGCCGGTGTTCACCACCGTCATCGGTTCCACGTCGGCTGCCGCCCTGCCCGGCGCGTTCCTGCCGTGGGTGCTGCTGCCGCTGACGAACGAGCGGTACGCCGCCCGGGTCGCGGCCCTGCGCTCGGCGCTGCTGGTGCCGTTCATGGGCGGCGTGAACGCCTCGGCGACGCTGGCGTCCCTGCTGCCGGTCGGGCTGTATCTGCTGTCCCGGCCGCCCGGGCCACGGCAGCGCAAGCTGATCGCCTGGTGGGCTCCGGCCGTGATCGTCGTGACGGCCTGGTGGTGGGTGCCGCTGCTGCTGCTCGGGGTCTACGGCGAGAACTTCCTGCCCTATATAGAGACGTCCCAGACGACGACGGACACCATGTCGGCGACCGAGGCGCTGCGCGGCGCCGGGAACTGGGTCGCCTATCTGCACTTCGGTGAGGCGTGGCTGCCCGCGGGGTGGGCCGTGGCCTCCTCCGTCGTCGTGATCGTGTGCTCGGCGCTCGCGGCCGGGCTCGGTCTCGCCGGGCTCGCCCGGCGTGACATGCCCGAGCGGCGGTGGCTCGTGCTGACGGTGCTCGTCGCGGCGCTGGTGCTGCTCGCCGGGTACGGCGGGGCGTTCGGGGCGCCGTTCCACGGGGTCGCGCAGGGCTGGCTGGACGGGTGGCTGTCGCCGTTCCGGAACATCTACAAGTTCCAGACGGGCCTGGCGCTGGCGTTCGTGCTGGGCCTGGCCCATCTGGTGGGTGTGGCCGCCGAGCCGCGCGGGGCCCGCCCGGTGCGCGGCCGGCGCTTCGCCCCCCTGGTCGCGGCGGTGCTGATCCTGCCGGGGCTGCTGTGGCCGTACCTCAACGGCTCGATCCTCAACCCGGGTTCCTTCCAGAAGCTCCCCACCTACTGGCAGGCCACGGCCGACTGGCTGGAGAAGTACTCGCCCGACTCGCGCGCCCTGGTCGTCCCGGCGACCGCCCACGGCGTCTACACCTGGGGCTCGCCCATCGACCAGCCGCTCGACGTGCTCGCCGAAACGCGGTGGGCGCAGCGCGACTACGTCCCCTTCGGCACGCCCGGCAACCGGCGCGCCATGGACGCCGTCGAGCAGGCACTGCTGTCCGGTGCCGAAGTCCCCGGTCTCGCCGACTACTTGAGCCGGGCCGGGCTGTACTACGTCGTCGTACGCAATGATCTCGACCCGGACCAGATCGGCCATGTGCCGACCACGACCGTCAAGCGCACCCTCGAACAGTCGGGGTACGAGCGGGTGACGGGGCTGGGGCCGGTCATGACCGGCGGCCGGATCGCGCAGGACGCCCCGCTCCAGGTCGAGGGGCTGTATCCGCGGCAGCGGGCGGTGGAGATCTACCGGCCCGCCGGGGACGACGTGCTCCGGCCCGGGCAGGCGGGACTCATGCCGGTCTCCGACACGGCCGTGGTGTCCGGCGGCCCGGAGGCGCTGCTGCCGCTGGCGTCCCGGCTGCGCGGGCGGGCGACCGTCCTGACCGGCGACAACCACCCGGGGCTCGGCACCCCTGCGGTGCAGGTGGTGGGCGACGGGATGCGGCGCGCCGACACCCGGTTCGGCGTGGTCAACGCCGGTACGTCGTACACGTACACCCGCGACGAGCGCAACGCGCCCGACGCCCAGCAGGACCCGGGCGAGAAGCCGCGCCAGATCCTGCCGACCGAGGGCGCGGAGCGCCAGACGGTGGCCGAACTGCGCGGCGCCCGCTCGGTGACGGCCTCCTCGTACGGCAACTGGCTCTTCCACCTGCCGCAGTTCGACCCGGTGAACGCCTTCGACGGCAACCCGGACACCGCGTGGACGGAGGGCTCGCCGGACACGCCGGACGGGCAGTGGCTGCGCATCGGCTTCACCGGCTCCTACGACATGCCGTCCTCCTTCAAGGTCACGCCGCTGCCGCAGGAGAGCGTGCGGGCGGCGGCGACGAAGGTGCGGGTGGAGACGGAGAAGGGCGCGCGGACGAGCTTCCTCCGGCCGAACGGCATGGCGCAGAGCGTCAAGGCGCCCGAGGGCGGCACGCGGTGGATGAAGCTGACGATCGTGGACTCGGTGGAGCGCCGGGCCGGGCTCACCGGCGCGGGCTTCTCCGAGATCGACCTGCCGGACGTGCAGGTGACGCGGCTGCTGCGGCTCCCGACGGACGCGGACGACGCGACATCGGACGCCACACTCGTCTCCCTGCACCGGGCCTTGGACCCGACCGGCCTCTCCGCGACCGGCACCGAGGCCGGCCTGCACCGCCGCTTCACGACACCGGCCGCCGGGACGTACGAGGTGACGGCGAGCGCGGTGCCGGTGCCGGGCGAGGAACTCGACCGGCTGCTGTACGAGGTCGCGCCCGAGCAGCAGTCCCGGATCGTCGCCACCGCCGACTCCACGGCGAGCCTCGGCGCGGGCCTCGCAGCACGCAACCTCACCGACGGCGACCTGACGACGGCGTGGATCGCGGGCGACCGGCCGACGATCCACCTGAGCTGGGAGGGCAAGCAGCCGGTCGGCGAACTCGTCCTGGCCCCCGCGGGCGGCCTGTCCACCCGCGCCTCCCAGGTGCACATCAGCTCCCCGGACGGCGCGACGATCGCCGGCGTCGACGAGAACGGCTGGGTCCGCTTCCCGCCGATCACCACGGACCGGCTCGACATCACGGTCACCGAGACCGCCCCGCTGACCCTGCACAACCCGGTCGCCGACGAGAAGCTGCGCCTCCCGGTGGGCCTCACGGAGGCGTACATCCCCTCCCTCGACCAGTACCGCACCCCGCAGCCGGACGGCACCCGCAAGTTCTCCCTGCCGTGCGGCAAGGGCCCCGACGTGGCGCTGGACGGCGAGCTGTACCAGACGAGCGCGAAGGGCACGGTGCGGGACCTGGTGGAGCGGCGGGGCGTGGAGGTGACGCTCTGCCAGGAGGGCCGGGGCGACGCCGAGGTGCGGCTGTCCTCGGGTGACCACCGTCTGGAGGGCGGCGACGCGGGCCCGCTCGCGCTCACGGACGTGACCCTGACCCGCGGGACGGTCCCGGAGGCCGCCGTGGCCGGGCGTGAGCTGCGGGTGAGGGACTGGCTGGGCGACCGGCGCGAAGTGGCGGTCGGCTCGGGCGCGGCCTCCTACCTGACGACGTACGAGAACTACAACGACGGCTGGAAGGCCACCCTCGACGGCAAGGAACTCGCCCCGCTGCGGCTGGACGGCTGGCAGCAGGGCTGGCGGATCCCGGCCGGGGCGGGCGGCACGGTCAAGCTGTCCTACGAACCGGCCACCACGTACGACGCCGGGCTGATCGGCAGCGGCGTCGGTATCGCGGTGCTGCTGGGCCTGGCGCTCTGGCGCCGCAACGCCCCCAACCCCGACGCACCGCAACCGGCCCCGCCGCTGCCCGGCCTGTGGCTCGGCACGGTGGCGCTGACGCTGGTCGGGGCGGTGATCGCGGGCTGGCTCGCGCTGCTGGTCCCGGTTCTGGCGTTGCTCGCGGCCAGGCGGCACGCGCTGCTGGTGCCGATCGCGTTCGTGGCGCTGGCGGGAGCGGGGGTGGTTGCCGCGATCGGGGCCGGGGAACCGGTGGGCGCGGGCGAGGGAGCGTTCGGCCGTACGGCCCAACTGCTGGCGTTGATCGGCTTGTTCGCGGGCCTGGTGAGCCTGCGCGAGGGGCCCTCGTCCTCGGAGGCACCGACCCGGCAGTTGCCCAGGACCACGGACACGGGGAAGGGCGAGCCCGCATGA